The Myxococcales bacterium region CTGCTGGCCACCACCGAAACCGTGTTGCGCTCGATCGTCGCCGTGACGCCGATCGACGCCATTCTCACCGGCTCCCGCAAGGAATTGGCGGACCGGACATTCCGGTCGTTGCAGGAAATGCTGGACCGCTTCGGCTCCGGCGCGAGGATCATCGCGGTCGAATTGCAGGATGTACATCCGCCCGTCGAGGTCGTCGATGCGTTTCGCGAGGTGGCCAGCGCCAAGGAAGACATGGCGCTGATCGTCAATCAAGCCCACGCCGAGCGTAATCAGAACGTTCCCCTGGCGCGGGCGAACGCTTCGTCGTCCATCGTGCAGGCCGAGGCCTACCGTGATTCGAAGGCGGCCCGCGCGACCGGCGAAGCCGCGCACTTCGCCTCGCTGGCCGCCGGCGCGGCCGCCGCGCGCGATCTGACCTCCTTTCGCCTGTATGCCGATCGAATGGAAAAATCACTGGGGGGCAAGCGCAAGTTCATTATCAGCCCGACGCTGGCCCCCGGCACGCTCGACTTGCGCATTTTCGCGAACCGACAACCCACCAAACCCGCCGGCAAGCAACCGAAGGAAACGCCGGAAGGAGGAATGGGAGAATGAAACGTCGACTGTGGTCCGCCCTTCCCGTGGCGGTCGTTTTGCTGCTGTTGTCTAGCGCCTTGTTCATCGTCGATGAAACGGAACTGGTGATCGTCAGCCAATTCGGCAACCCGATTCGGGTCATCGACCATCCAGGCCTGCACCTGAAAGCGCCGGCGCCGATACACACCCTGCTCCGGTTCGACAAACGGCTTTCGATCTACAACGTCCGGCCGTCCGAGTTTCTGACCCAGGACAAGAAAAACATCGTGGTCGAATCCTTCATCGCCTGGCGGATCGCCGATGCCCGGAAATTTTTACAGACCGTGAAGGACCGCAACGGCGCGGAGGTCCGCTTGGGCGACATGGCCAATTCTGAACTGGGCAGCGCCTTGGGCACTTTGCCTTTGTCGGCCATCCTTTCCGTCGACCCGTCCACGGTGAAAATCGGCGAGGTCATGGACAAGGTTTCCGCGAATTGCGCGGACAAGGCGCGGGCGAATTACGGAATTCAAATCGCCGCGGTAACCCTGATGCGCCTGAATTTCCCGGAACAGAATAAGGATTCCGTTTACAACCGCATGCGCTCGGAGCGGGACCGCATCGCCAAGCAATACCGCGCCGAAGGCCAGGAAAAGGCCCAGGCGATCAAGGCCGAAACCGAAAAAGAGGTCGCGCAATTGCTCTCGGAAGCGTATAGCAAGGCCGAGGCGATCAAGGGCGAGGGCGACGCCGCCGCCGCGCGGATTTACGCCGCCGCCTATCGCCGGGATCCGGATTTCTACAAATTCCTGCGTACGCTGGATTCGTATACCAAGTTCCTGGACGAACAAACCACCCTGGTTTTATCGTCAGACGCGCAATTGCTGAAACTCCTGGAAAATGGAGAAGGCAAATGAACGAAACGACGGTCCGGTCCCTTTCCGTCCGCAAAACGGCGCGCACGGTACTCATGATCTGTGTGTTGCTCTGGCTGGTATCCGGCTTGTATATCGTCAAGGCCGACGAAGCGGGAGTGGTCCGGCGTTTCGGCCGCGTCCTACCGATCATCATGAAACCGGGTATTCACTATCATCTGCCCTACCCGTTGGAAAGCCTCGTCCGCCCGCGCACGACCGAGGTAAAAAGCATGCCGATCGGCTTTCCCGTCGCGCCTAAAGCCGACGGCGACTTCAAAACCTTGGAAAAATCACGCCAGGAAATCTACGGCGCGATGGAAGAGGTCGCGGTGAAAAGCGAAAATTTCTACCCGGCCCTGGCTTCCGACGAGCAATCGGAATATCTGACCGGCGACGAAAACATCATCCACGGCCGCCTGATTCTGCAATATTCCATTTCCGATCCGATCGCCTATCTGACCGCCGTCAGCGACATCGAAGCGCTGCTCCGCAACGTGACCGAAGCCGCGTTCATGGCGGAACTCGGAGCGACCTCGGTCGATGACGCGCTGACGAGCGGCAAGGTGGCCATCATCAATAACATCCGGCGGGCGATTCAGACCCGCCTGGACGAAATCGGCGCCGGTATCGCCGTCGTCGCGGTGGACCTGCGCGATCTCGTCCCGCCGCGGGAAGTGGAAAACGCCTTCAAGGACGTCTTCAGCGCCCGCGGCGACGCGGCGCGAATGATTCACGAGGCCGAAGGGGCCATGAACGAGGCCCTGCCGCAAGCGAGGGGCGAAGCCGAACGCACCGTGGCCTCCGCCGAGGCCTATCAACTGGAAGCGACCAACCATGCCACCGGCGACGCGGAACGGTTCAACCATCTGTTCGTCGAATACCACAAGAGTCCGGCGGAAACCCGCAAACGCCTTTACCTGGAAACGATGAGCCAGGTCTTCCCGCGGATGAAGAAGTATTTTCTCGGAACGAAAGCGGGAGAAAAATCGACCAAGGTGACACTCTTCATGGACGAATTACTGAAAAACGAGGGCAGATGACCCGGCTTTCGCCATAAAAAAAGGCCCCGAGGGGCCATGGAGATCACAGGAGCGTTTCTGCCCTGTCGGATTCTAGATGGGTGAGGAAAGTTGGGGGAGCCTTCCTCGGCTCGGAATATCCAGACGGACGGCTGAAAGAAGGTGGCTCATCCTCGCCGGAGAAGCGGCTTTGCCGAGCCGTTCCGGCCGTTTCGCCCGATCGAGAATGTTCGGTTGTTCGTTCATGGTTTTACCGCCACCGCATCCTTTCAACCCGGTAACGCTTCAGTCGGGAAGCGTCCGCGCCGTATGAATGCATGGACGGTGCCAAAAAGACCCGCAACTTTGTTTTGCCGAGCAAATTCAAGTCTTTAGGAAAAATCGGAGGGGCACGGCGCGTGGGCGACCGCTGCTGTGGTCTCAGAAATTCGAGGCTCCGGCGCTTAAAATTGAGCCCCCCGTCCGACCGTTCAGCGGTCCGCGACGGGGGGCGTCGTTCGTCGGTTTCAGTTCAAACGATCAGCAGCCGCAGCCGCTGTCATCATCGTCGTCGTCGTCGCCGCTGTCGTCGTCGCCGAAGGCGTCGTCGTCGGCGTTGTCGTCATCGGGGTTGCCGACGGTGTCGTCGTCCGCCGTGTCGTCATCGTCGCCGGCCGGGAACGGATCGTCGCCGCGGGTCATCTGCAACAGATAATCCCAGTTGGCGTTGTTGTTGTCCTCGGTGTTACTCAGCGGCGTGACCACCAAGTAAATCTTGTCGTAATCGGTGCCCAGTCCCGTGACGGTGAAGTCGGACTTCGCGCCTTTGCCGGGTTTGAGCAACTCGACCACCGGTTCGCCGCCGCCGGCCGGAATTTTAATCGCGGCCAGGATCCACTCGACGCCGCTCAAGGTGATGTCTTCGCCCTTGAAGCGGATATTCAGCTTCGGCGAGGCGGCGTCGCCCGGGCGCACCAGCAGGTTGTGCAGGCTGTTGATGTGCGGCCGGCTGCTGGCGTCCACCGAATCCTGCGAATAGGGGAACGTCGAAACCGTGCGGAACGAATCGAAGGACGGGAAACGGTCGCCGTCCTGGAAATCCTGAACCAGCACCCGGGCGGCGAAATCGAAGAACGTTTCGTCCCAGGCCTTGTCGATGCTGGCCAGGTAGCCGGCGTTGCCGAACAGGCAGGAGGTGCCGCGCGAGGAAGTCCAGATGTTGTGCAACGTTTCGAGGCCGTCGATCTTTTCGTACAGGTAGCGCGTCCAGATGACCCGCGCGTACGGCGCGTAGCCGCTGTCGCCGGTCAGCGCCTGCGAGGGATTATCGGCCCAGTCGTAGATGTAATAGATGTAGCTGTCGGTCGGATAGACGATGCTTTCGGCCCAGGTGGCCGATCCCTCGACGAACCAGGTGCCGTCGTAATCGAAGATGTAGTAGTTGACGCCGGTCATGCCGAGCGTGAATTGAATCGTGTGGAAGAACTCGTGCGCGCTGACTTCCTGGGTCACTTCCTCGCTGTAAAGCAGATCGGGATAAAACACGATGTACGGCTGGTAGGAACCCTCGTAGATGGTCGTGTACGCGCCCGAGAAACCGATGGTCGGCGCGCCGTCGCCGCTGTTGCCCACGTACATGTCGATGTAGTACTGGTCGGTCAGGTAGACGTTGGGATAGTCCCAGCTCACCACTTCCGTCGCCCAGACCTCGTTTTCGAGGATGTCGCCCCAGAACTCGATCATGCCCATGTCGGCGTTGTAATCGTCGCCCCACCGGATGGCGAAGCGATCGGTGTAGTAAACGTTCGGCAAAGCCACGCCGTTGGGATTGTCGGCGAGCCCGCTTTTCGCCGCGTCGGCCTCACCGCGCGGTTTGCCGGGCAGCAGCATTTTTTCGATCCGTTCGCGGGTCGCCGGTGAAACCTGATCCAACAGCTCGTGCAGGCGCAGCATCGCCGGAGTGCCGCAGAAGGGAGCCGCCGGCGCCACGCCGGATTCCTTCGCGAGGTTCCGGCCGGCGACGTGGTAACGGGCCGGCAGTTGCGCCGGATCCATCAGGGCTTCGGCCGTGTAGAGGGCGGCTTCGTCCAACGAGATATTGCGGGCGGATTGATCGGCTTCGATTTTTTCGAGTGAGGCGGCCGCGTCGTAGTCGAACGCATGGGCCAGGCCGGACATTCCGAGCAGCAGCAGGAGGGCTATCAACATCACCAGGGGTCGCGCGAGCTTCATCAAGGCATTCCTTTCAGGTATTTGATCGAAAGAACGGCGGGAGATCGCTGATCTCCGAAGCGCGTATTGTACTGATCGCCAGAGCGCTGTCAAATCAATAATGATTCCTGATAAGAAGATCAACCAAGGCGTTTGACTTTCATGCCGCAGTGCGTTACCGTCCGTACGCTTCATTTGCCGAAATATTCGAGGTATGAAAGAAATGCCGGATTCGAAGGCCTTGCCCGATCGCTTCTACCGCTGTCTGCAAGCCTTGCTCGACGAAGGATTGTTGCGCCGCTCGCAGGACGTGACGCTGAAAATGCTTTCCGCCCCGGAATCCATCGTCGTCGACACCGTCGGCACCCGCGGCCCGTTTTCGATGAGCGGCCTGGCCAAGGCCTGCGGCTCGCTGCCCAACACGATGACCGGCATCGTCGACCGGCTGGTGCGGCGCGGCGTGTTGCAGCGTTTGCTATCCGCCGAGGACCGCCGGCTGGTGCTGGTGTCCCTGACCGACCTGGGCCGGCAGTTGCAGGCCAACCATCAACAATTTTTGCACGAATACGCCGAACGCTTGTTAAAGCGGTTGGAACGAAACGAACAAAAAGATTTGGTGAACCTGTTGGAACGAGTCACCGTCTCCACCAGAGAATGAGAGAAAGTAAATGGGAACCCTGACCAAGATCGTCATCAAATGGCCCTGGTTGACCATCGTCTTCATCCTGGCCGTCAGCGTTTTCTTCGCGTTGCAGCTCAAACACGTGCGCATCGACAACGACGTGAAGGAATTCCTGCCGGAGACGCACATCGACAAGCAGCAATATTATCGCTCCCTCGAGACCTTCGGCGGCGAGTTCGTGGCCATCATCGGCATTTCGGCCGATCCCAAGGGCCCCTACAAAGACATTTTCAACCCGGCGGCCTTGCAAAAAACCCAGGAACTGACCACCTGGCTGGAAAACCTGGAGATCGAAGCGCCCTTCGAATACGCCATGTGGGTGAAAAACGAGGACGTCTCCAAGGTCGTCGGCGAGCGGCAGTACAACCAAAAATGCACTCCCGAAATGATTGAGCGGGTTCAAAAGTCCACCGCGCCCATCGAGTTGGACGGTTACACCAAGATCTGGTTGTGCAAAGACAAGAAAAAAATCACCCTCAACGACGTCGTCAGCCTGGCGACGATGAAGGTCATCTACGACAAAGAGCTGCCGCCCGCCCAGCCCGGCGCGGAGCCCGAACACATGCTGATGGTGGAGGACCTCTGGGAAACCCCGCCGCAAACGCAGGAAGAAGCGGACCACGCCCGTGAACGGATGAAGTCGTGGTCGCTCTACCAGAACAACGTCATCAGCCCGCCCGACCCGAAAACCGGCCTGGTCGCCTCGACGGCCATTTACGCCTTCATGCCGGAAGGCGTTTCCATCGAATACACGGAGGCCCTGCAAGCCGCGATCGATCAAAAAATGGCCGAAATCGGCAAACCCGGCGACGGTTTGGAATATCAGGTCGGCGGCATGCCGATGATCAGCGTCTGGTTGGGCCGTTATCTGCAAAAAGACCTGCGGTTGCTGATTCCCTTCGTCATGGGCGTCATTCTCGTCGTCTTGATCCTCAGCTTCCGCAACCCGCTGGGCGTGATTCTGCCGTTCATCACGGTCGTCCTGGGCACGATCTGGACCGTCGGCATGACCGTCATCGCCCACAAGCCGCTGACGATCATCACCAGCGCGATACCGACGCTGATGACGGCGATCGGCAGCGCTTACACCATTCACATCATCCACAGCTACCTGGCGACGCGGCACGCCGGCAAGGGCCGTCACGAGGCGATCGTCGAATCCATGGCCGAGGTCGGCATGGCCGTGGTCATGGCCGGCCTGACGACCGTTGGCGGCTTCTTCTCGCTGACGACCAGCAGTGTGCTGCCGATCAAGGACTTCGGCTATTTTTCCAGCTTCGGCACCTTCGCCTGCCTGTTGATCAGCCTGACCTTGGTGCCGGCGGTCCTGGTGAAGGTCGGCAAGGAAAAGGCCACGGCCGCGCCCGAACTGGAACGCGAGGAAACCCTGGCCAAGGGTCCGCTGGGACGGGCGCTGACCTGGCTGGCAAATTTCGTCATTCAACGGCGCAAGACGATGTTGGCCCTCTCCCTGGCGACGATCGCGATCTGCTTCGCGCTGGCCAGCCAGTTGCGCGTGACCAGCAACCTGGTGGAATACTTCCTGAAGGACAGCGAAATCCGCCAGGTCGACACCTACCTGCGCGAGAATTTCGGCGGCACCAACATTTTTTACGTGACCATCGACGGGGGCGAGAAGGATTTCTGGAAAGAGCCGGAGAACCTGCGCAAGCTCGATGCGCTGACGGCGCAAGTCGAGCAGTCGTTCCCGGGCCTGGTGGGTAAAACGATGTCGGTGAACGACTACGTCAAGAAAATGTGGATGGCTTTGCGTTTCAACGATCCGGCCGAATATCGCATTCCCGACTCCAAGCAAGGCGTCGCCGACTGTCTGTTCCTCTTCTCGCAGAAGAGCGACGCCCTGGACACCGTCATCGACTTCGACTTCCAACGCGTGCGCGTGGCGTTCAAGCTGCTTTCCGGCCAGACCGAAACGATGGGCCGGGTGAAGGCGGTCGTCGACGACTGGTTTGCCGTCAACTGGCCGGGAATGAAAGGGCATCCCGCGCCTCGCCCGCCCATCTGGGAATGGCTCGGCATTCAACTGGGTTTGCTCAATCAGGCGCCGACCGAGATCGGTGCGAAATATCGTTTCTCGGGCGAAAACTATCTGCGTTACCGGGTCGATCGGTTGATCGTCACCAGCCAGATGCGCTCGATTCTCTTCTCCGTCATCGTGGTCTTTTTCCTGGCGGCGATCATTTTCAGCAGCCTCGTCGGCGGCGCGCTCTCCGTCATGCCCACCATTCTGGCGGTGCTCGGCAATTTCGCGATCATGGGCATGTTAAAGATCCCGCTGGACGTCGGCACCGCGCTGGTTTCGGCGGGCGCGGTCGGCATGGGTATCGACTACGCCATCCACTACATCAACCGCTACCGGCTGGAACGGATCGCGGGAGAGAACGCCAAGAAAGCCGTCCGGCTGACCCATTTGACCAGCGGCAAGGCCATCGTCTTCAACGCGACGGCGGTCGCGTGCGGCTTCTTCGTGCTGATGTTCAGCAACTTCAACCCGATCATCCGCCTGGGCTTCCTGACCGGGTTGACGATGTTCACTTCCAGTCTGATCGCCTTGACGGTTTTGCCGCTGCTGCTTCTCTGGCTGCGGCCGCGGTTCATTCGCAAAGTGTCGAAAAACGACGAATCATCTGACAACGGGAAGGAGTAGAACCATGAAATCTCGCCTCTTGGCGCCGCTTGTCGCGCTGATCATCGCCGCCTGGATCGGTTCCGGCTGGGCGTTGACGGCCTTGGAAATCGCGAAAAAGTCGCTCGAACTGGATCGTTCGCCCACCAAGGTGACCACCTACAAGATGATCGTCACCAACAAGAAGGGGCAGACGCGCACCTACCGGTTCACCTCGCACGAAAAACAATACCCGGAAGGCTCGAAGAAGATCATCCGCTTCCTCGAACCGGCCGACGCCAAAGGCACCGGCCTGCTGTCGTTCGAACGCAAAACCGCCGACGACCTGCAATGGCTCTTTTTGCCCTCGCAGAAAAAGGCCCGCCAGCTCGCCGCCTCGAACAAGAGCGACGAATTCATGGGTTCCGACCTGTGGATGGAAGACATGGCGACGCAAACGGCCGAAAAGTTCAATCACGAGTTGCTGCAGCAGGTGATGCTCGACGGCGTCCAGTGCTACCTGGTCGAATCGAAACCGAAACCGGGCGTCAATTCGGCCTACAGCAAAACCCGGTCGTGGATCAACACCACGAACTTCGTTGCCCTGAAGATGGAATTGTACGACAAGAAGGGCGCGTTGATTAAAACGATCAACAACAAGAAGGCCGAGCAGATCAGCGGCTTCTGGACCATCACCAACGTCCAGGTCGTGACCCAGGACAAGGGCAAGGCGATGACCGAGGTGCAGATCGAGAAGCGCGAATACAACGTCGACATTCCCGATCGGTTCTTCACCCAACAGTACCTCGAGAGCTATTGATTTCATCTTTCGCGGGCGGGGCGCCGTCGCGGCGCCCCGCCCTTCGCCAAGGAGCCGTCGATGCGCCGCACCGTTTGGATCGCCCTCTTCGGATCTCTGCTGTTGCTCGGCGCCGCCGCGCCGGTTCGCGCCGAATTCAACGTCTCCGGTTCCGTCTCCAACCAGGCGCGCGTCCGGCTGCTGCAGGAAAGCATGCCGGAGGATTACGACTGGGACGTGACCATGCTGCTGACCACCGCGGATTTCATCCTGCGCGCCGCCGATGAAAACCGCATGGGCCGCCTCTACGCCGACCTGGACTTCCGGCACGATCCCACCGGCATTTTCGCCGACACGAACGATCTGGAATGGCGGCTGCGCGAAGCCTACGGCGGCTTTTACTCCGAATACGTTTCCTTCGAGGTCGGTAAAATCATTTACGTCTGGGGCCTGGCCGACGAGTACAACCCGACCGACCTGCTCAATCCGGACGATCTGCGTTGGATGTTCACCTTCGACAAGGCGCAGCGGAAAATCGGCGTGTACAGCGCTAACGTCACCCTGTCCTACGGCAATTTCAACTGGCAGACGGTCGTCGTGCCGGCCTTCGAGCCCAACCGCTTTCCGGCCAGCGACAGCCAATGGCAGCCCTGGCAGCTGGCGCTCATCGACGATTTGATCGGCGCCTTCCCCGATTACGTCGACTATCAGGCCGATCAACGGCCTGATCTGCGCGTCGGCAACGCCAACCTGGCGACGCGCTTTCGCGGCACCGTCGGGCCGGTCGATTTCACCGCGATGTACTTCGACGGCTACGACACCATGCCGATCTACGACATCGCCATCAACGCCGACGCCACGGCCTTTCTCGCCGGCCAGAAGCCGCTGCGCGTCGCCGAAAAGTACCAGCGCTACCAGGCCGCCGGCGGCGGCGCCGCGGTCACGGCCGGCAGCTTCGGCTTCCGGACCGAGGGCGCCTATTACACGCCGAAGCGCTACAACACCGCGATCGACGAAAGCCTGCTGCAAGTGGACAATGTGTTGCAGGGCTATCAGGCGATTCAGGGGCTGGTCGGCAACAAGTGGCTGACCGAGGCGCCGAGCTTTTCGGTGGTCGGCGGTTTCGATTGGCGCTCCGGCACGATGATTTACCTCAACCTGCAATACGTCCACCAGCAGATACTCGATTACCCCGACGACATCATTTACCAGCAATACGAAGGCATGGTCACCGGCAAGTTGCAGACCCACTGGCTGAACGACGATCTCGAGGCGGGTTGCGACGGCGCGTACAACGTGTATCACAACGATTGGTACGCCAAGCCCTACGTCGCCTACAACTTCACGGTCGATTTTCGCGGCGAGGTGGGAGCGCGGCTGTTCGGCGGCGA contains the following coding sequences:
- the hflC gene encoding protease modulator HflC: MKRRLWSALPVAVVLLLLSSALFIVDETELVIVSQFGNPIRVIDHPGLHLKAPAPIHTLLRFDKRLSIYNVRPSEFLTQDKKNIVVESFIAWRIADARKFLQTVKDRNGAEVRLGDMANSELGSALGTLPLSAILSVDPSTVKIGEVMDKVSANCADKARANYGIQIAAVTLMRLNFPEQNKDSVYNRMRSERDRIAKQYRAEGQEKAQAIKAETEKEVAQLLSEAYSKAEAIKGEGDAAAARIYAAAYRRDPDFYKFLRTLDSYTKFLDEQTTLVLSSDAQLLKLLENGEGK
- the hflK gene encoding FtsH protease activity modulator HflK; protein product: MNETTVRSLSVRKTARTVLMICVLLWLVSGLYIVKADEAGVVRRFGRVLPIIMKPGIHYHLPYPLESLVRPRTTEVKSMPIGFPVAPKADGDFKTLEKSRQEIYGAMEEVAVKSENFYPALASDEQSEYLTGDENIIHGRLILQYSISDPIAYLTAVSDIEALLRNVTEAAFMAELGATSVDDALTSGKVAIINNIRRAIQTRLDEIGAGIAVVAVDLRDLVPPREVENAFKDVFSARGDAARMIHEAEGAMNEALPQARGEAERTVASAEAYQLEATNHATGDAERFNHLFVEYHKSPAETRKRLYLETMSQVFPRMKKYFLGTKAGEKSTKVTLFMDELLKNEGR
- a CDS encoding MarR family transcriptional regulator, encoding MPDSKALPDRFYRCLQALLDEGLLRRSQDVTLKMLSAPESIVVDTVGTRGPFSMSGLAKACGSLPNTMTGIVDRLVRRGVLQRLLSAEDRRLVLVSLTDLGRQLQANHQQFLHEYAERLLKRLERNEQKDLVNLLERVTVSTRE
- a CDS encoding RND family transporter, which gives rise to MGTLTKIVIKWPWLTIVFILAVSVFFALQLKHVRIDNDVKEFLPETHIDKQQYYRSLETFGGEFVAIIGISADPKGPYKDIFNPAALQKTQELTTWLENLEIEAPFEYAMWVKNEDVSKVVGERQYNQKCTPEMIERVQKSTAPIELDGYTKIWLCKDKKKITLNDVVSLATMKVIYDKELPPAQPGAEPEHMLMVEDLWETPPQTQEEADHARERMKSWSLYQNNVISPPDPKTGLVASTAIYAFMPEGVSIEYTEALQAAIDQKMAEIGKPGDGLEYQVGGMPMISVWLGRYLQKDLRLLIPFVMGVILVVLILSFRNPLGVILPFITVVLGTIWTVGMTVIAHKPLTIITSAIPTLMTAIGSAYTIHIIHSYLATRHAGKGRHEAIVESMAEVGMAVVMAGLTTVGGFFSLTTSSVLPIKDFGYFSSFGTFACLLISLTLVPAVLVKVGKEKATAAPELEREETLAKGPLGRALTWLANFVIQRRKTMLALSLATIAICFALASQLRVTSNLVEYFLKDSEIRQVDTYLRENFGGTNIFYVTIDGGEKDFWKEPENLRKLDALTAQVEQSFPGLVGKTMSVNDYVKKMWMALRFNDPAEYRIPDSKQGVADCLFLFSQKSDALDTVIDFDFQRVRVAFKLLSGQTETMGRVKAVVDDWFAVNWPGMKGHPAPRPPIWEWLGIQLGLLNQAPTEIGAKYRFSGENYLRYRVDRLIVTSQMRSILFSVIVVFFLAAIIFSSLVGGALSVMPTILAVLGNFAIMGMLKIPLDVGTALVSAGAVGMGIDYAIHYINRYRLERIAGENAKKAVRLTHLTSGKAIVFNATAVACGFFVLMFSNFNPIIRLGFLTGLTMFTSSLIALTVLPLLLLWLRPRFIRKVSKNDESSDNGKE
- a CDS encoding outer membrane lipoprotein-sorting protein, with protein sequence MKSRLLAPLVALIIAAWIGSGWALTALEIAKKSLELDRSPTKVTTYKMIVTNKKGQTRTYRFTSHEKQYPEGSKKIIRFLEPADAKGTGLLSFERKTADDLQWLFLPSQKKARQLAASNKSDEFMGSDLWMEDMATQTAEKFNHELLQQVMLDGVQCYLVESKPKPGVNSAYSKTRSWINTTNFVALKMELYDKKGALIKTINNKKAEQISGFWTITNVQVVTQDKGKAMTEVQIEKREYNVDIPDRFFTQQYLESY